The proteins below are encoded in one region of Streptomyces ficellus:
- a CDS encoding ABC transporter substrate-binding protein, which yields MDGTNTEQKRLTRAAAPASAVPTVGVVVARTGRLARLGDPLAYAMDVLGPKLRGRLRLVARDSRSGAGGARQAVRELVEVEGARIVLTLAGTEVLPAVAGACEEAGVPCLSSAFPWQVYYYGGRRRRWTYHFCWGLDDIAETFADLWEASGGTERTVGCLWNDGPQGSWSRRDTHGFLPAARARGHRLVDPAGYREPAAALDGHVTAFREAGVDVVTSAATGADLGVFRREATARGLRPRLITCSRWLAYPPAPGTPAGQAPQANVATLVYWTPGHPYRSSLDGTTPAELAEGYERATGDQWLQPLGLAYALFEVAAHALATATDPTVPESVAAALGATRLETIAGLLDWTSGPEPHIATVRLAGGQWQRGRTHPYELVVVDSRRVEGLRADGELLPLGATDQMSTGG from the coding sequence ATGGACGGTACGAACACTGAACAGAAACGATTGACCCGCGCCGCCGCGCCCGCCTCCGCGGTGCCCACCGTGGGCGTGGTCGTGGCGCGCACGGGCCGGCTGGCGCGGCTGGGGGACCCGCTGGCGTACGCGATGGACGTGCTGGGGCCGAAGCTGCGGGGGCGGCTGCGCCTGGTGGCGCGCGACAGCCGCTCGGGCGCCGGGGGCGCGCGGCAGGCGGTGCGGGAGCTGGTGGAGGTGGAGGGCGCCCGGATCGTGCTGACGCTGGCCGGCACGGAGGTGCTGCCGGCGGTCGCGGGCGCCTGCGAGGAGGCGGGCGTCCCGTGCCTGTCGAGCGCCTTCCCGTGGCAGGTGTACTACTACGGCGGCCGGCGGCGGCGCTGGACGTACCACTTCTGCTGGGGTCTCGACGACATCGCGGAGACCTTCGCCGACCTGTGGGAGGCCTCCGGGGGCACGGAACGGACGGTCGGGTGCCTGTGGAACGACGGCCCCCAGGGCTCCTGGTCGCGCCGCGACACGCACGGTTTCCTGCCCGCCGCACGCGCGCGGGGACACCGCCTGGTGGACCCGGCCGGGTACCGGGAGCCGGCCGCCGCCCTGGACGGGCACGTCACGGCTTTCCGGGAGGCGGGCGTGGACGTCGTCACCAGCGCGGCGACGGGGGCGGACCTCGGTGTGTTCCGCCGCGAGGCCACCGCCCGGGGGCTGCGGCCGCGGCTGATCACCTGCTCGCGGTGGCTGGCCTACCCGCCCGCCCCCGGGACGCCGGCCGGGCAGGCACCCCAGGCGAACGTGGCGACGCTCGTGTACTGGACGCCCGGCCACCCCTACCGCTCGTCCCTCGACGGCACGACCCCCGCGGAGCTGGCCGAGGGGTACGAGCGGGCCACGGGCGACCAGTGGCTCCAGCCGCTGGGCCTGGCGTACGCCCTGTTCGAGGTGGCCGCGCACGCCCTGGCCACGGCGACGGACCCCACGGTCCCCGAGTCGGTGGCCGCCGCGCTGGGCGCGACCCGGCTGGAGACGATCGCGGGCCTCCTCGACTGGACGTCCGGCCCCGAACCGCACATCGCCACGGTGCGGCTGGCGGGCGGTCAGTGGCAGCGGGGCCGGACGCACCCGTACGAACTGGTGGTCGTCGACAGCCGGCGGGTGGAAGGGCTGCGGGCGGACGGGGAGTTGCTGCCCCTCGGCGCCACCGACCAGATGTCAACCGGGGGTTGA
- a CDS encoding Clp protease N-terminal domain-containing protein, which yields MTKPLGLAQPVRLDDLIAAIKKAHPDTLDQLSGAVIAADHLGEVADHLIGHFVDQARRSGASWTDIGRSMGVTRQAAQKRFVPKAGEPSDLDPAQGFGRFTEQARNVVMASQNEARSAGNDEIRTEHLLLGLLHEPETLAARALTAQGAPPDTVREAATAALPPGTDDAPDLVPFDAPAKKVLELTFREALRLGHDHVGTEHILLALLEFEDGDGLLTRLGVDKAATEAHVTAAGGAEED from the coding sequence ATGACGAAGCCACTCGGTCTGGCACAGCCCGTCCGCCTCGACGACCTCATCGCGGCCATCAAGAAGGCCCACCCCGACACGCTCGACCAGCTCTCCGGGGCCGTGATCGCCGCGGACCACCTCGGCGAGGTGGCCGACCACCTGATCGGACACTTCGTGGACCAGGCCAGGCGCTCGGGCGCCTCCTGGACCGACATCGGCCGGAGCATGGGCGTCACCCGGCAGGCCGCCCAGAAGCGGTTCGTCCCGAAGGCCGGCGAGCCCTCGGACCTGGACCCCGCCCAGGGATTCGGCCGCTTCACGGAGCAGGCCCGCAACGTCGTGATGGCCTCGCAGAACGAGGCCCGCTCGGCCGGCAACGACGAGATCCGCACCGAGCACCTGCTGCTCGGCCTGCTGCACGAGCCCGAGACGCTCGCCGCCCGGGCGCTCACCGCACAGGGCGCGCCCCCCGACACGGTCCGGGAGGCGGCCACCGCGGCGCTGCCCCCGGGCACGGACGACGCGCCCGACCTCGTCCCCTTCGACGCCCCGGCCAAGAAGGTCCTCGAACTGACCTTCCGCGAAGCCCTCCGCCTCGGCCACGACCACGTCGGAACCGAGCACATCCTGCTCGCCCTGCTGGAGTTCGAGGACGGCGACGGTCTCCTCACCCGCCTCGGCGTCGACAAGGCGGCGACGGAAGCACACGTGACGGCGGCGGGGGGCGCCGAGGAGGACTAG
- a CDS encoding HPP family protein, whose translation MLSADPMPPTETARPAPARTPLRYRIVKGDAPARPALTGALYSFTAATTGLLVLAAIGAVIHEPVLIPPLAASAALVHSAPTLPLAQPRSVLAGHLIGAAVGYTALAVAGSSPWVAAVAAGVTLALLMVARAPHSPACATTVVIVLQTPAPERFVPLLTGAATLLVLAEYAASRLRPRAPSYPAYWW comes from the coding sequence GTGCTGAGTGCCGACCCCATGCCGCCCACCGAGACCGCCCGGCCCGCCCCCGCCCGTACGCCGCTGCGGTACCGGATCGTCAAGGGCGACGCCCCCGCCCGCCCCGCCCTCACCGGGGCGCTCTACAGCTTCACCGCCGCCACCACGGGCCTCCTCGTCCTCGCCGCGATCGGCGCGGTCATCCACGAGCCGGTGCTGATACCCCCGCTGGCCGCCAGCGCCGCCCTGGTGCACAGCGCGCCCACGCTGCCCCTCGCCCAGCCCCGCTCCGTCCTCGCCGGCCACCTCATCGGCGCCGCCGTCGGCTACACGGCGCTCGCCGTCGCCGGCAGCAGCCCCTGGGTGGCGGCGGTCGCGGCGGGAGTCACCCTCGCCCTCCTGATGGTCGCCCGCGCCCCGCACTCCCCGGCCTGCGCCACCACCGTCGTCATCGTCCTCCAGACCCCCGCGCCCGAACGGTTCGTCCCCCTGCTCACCGGCGCCGCGACGCTCCTCGTCCTCGCCGAGTACGCCGCCTCCCGCCTCCGCCCCCGCGCCCCGAGCTACCCCGCGTACTGGTGGTGA
- a CDS encoding (Fe-S)-binding protein: protein MRVALFVTCVNDAVYPATGVATVRLLERLGVAVDFPAAQTCCGQPQYNTGYRGQAATLAHRTARAFEGYEYVVTPSGSCAAMVRDHYAGLGEPGLGPRTYELTEFLVDVLGVTDVGAYFPHRVAYHPSCHGLRLLRLGERPRRLLEAVRGLELVELPGAEECCGFGGTFAVKNPAVSVAMGRDKVRGAVATGAEVLCGADNSCLMHIGGVLRREGERVRAVHIAEILAATEEEPLR from the coding sequence ATGCGCGTCGCGCTGTTCGTCACGTGTGTCAACGACGCGGTGTATCCCGCGACCGGGGTCGCCACGGTGCGGCTCCTGGAACGCCTCGGCGTCGCCGTGGACTTCCCCGCCGCCCAGACGTGCTGCGGCCAGCCGCAGTACAACACGGGCTACCGGGGTCAGGCCGCGACGCTGGCGCACCGCACGGCGCGGGCGTTCGAGGGGTACGAGTACGTCGTGACCCCGTCGGGTTCGTGCGCGGCGATGGTGCGCGACCACTACGCCGGGCTGGGCGAGCCGGGGCTCGGGCCGCGGACGTACGAGCTGACGGAGTTCCTGGTGGACGTGCTGGGCGTGACGGACGTCGGGGCGTACTTCCCGCACCGCGTGGCGTACCACCCGTCGTGTCACGGGCTGCGGTTGCTGCGCCTCGGCGAGCGGCCGCGCCGGCTGCTGGAGGCGGTCAGGGGCCTGGAGCTGGTGGAGCTGCCGGGCGCGGAGGAGTGCTGCGGGTTCGGGGGGACGTTCGCGGTGAAGAACCCGGCCGTGTCGGTGGCGATGGGGCGGGACAAGGTGCGGGGCGCCGTGGCGACGGGGGCGGAGGTGTTGTGCGGCGCGGACAACTCGTGTCTCATGCACATCGGCGGCGTCCTGCGGCGCGAGGGCGAGCGCGTGCGGGCGGTGCACATCGCCGAGATCCTGGCCGCCACGGAAGAGGAGCCGCTGCGGTGA
- a CDS encoding lactate utilization protein B, translated as MSGTFLGMPAFPEAAREAVADPVLRANLRHATHTIREKRARAVAELDDWALLREAGKAIKDRTLRHLDTYLVQLEEAVTAAGGTVHWAADAAEANRVVTGLVKATGEREVVKVKSMATQEIGLNEALEAEGISAYETDLAELIVQLGEDRPSHILVPAIHRNRGEIRDVFRDRMADWGRPAPDDLTDAPADLAEAARLHLREKFLRAKVGISGANFMVAETGTLVVVESEGNGRMCLTLPETLISVVGIEKVVPTWRDLEVFLQTLPRSSTAERMNPYTSMWTGTADADGPGAFHLVLLDNGRTGALADEVGRQALRCIRCSACLNVCPVYERAGGHAYGSVYPGPIGAILTPQLRGTASDIDASLPYASSLCGACYDVCPVAIDIPEVLVHLRGEIAGRGGKGHRLERAAMRAATWLLDHPGALATGERLASATRAAHPSRPPGAGAWTEGRDLPELPERPFRDWWKRNRA; from the coding sequence GTGAGTGGAACGTTTCTGGGCATGCCCGCCTTCCCCGAGGCGGCCCGGGAGGCGGTGGCCGATCCGGTGCTCCGGGCGAACCTCCGGCACGCCACGCACACCATCCGCGAGAAGCGGGCCCGCGCGGTCGCCGAGCTGGACGACTGGGCGCTGCTGCGCGAGGCGGGCAAGGCCATCAAGGACCGTACGCTGCGCCATCTCGACACGTACCTGGTGCAGCTGGAGGAGGCCGTCACCGCGGCCGGGGGCACGGTCCACTGGGCGGCGGACGCGGCCGAGGCGAACCGTGTCGTGACCGGTCTGGTGAAGGCGACCGGCGAGCGGGAGGTCGTCAAGGTCAAGTCGATGGCGACGCAGGAGATCGGCCTGAACGAGGCGCTGGAGGCCGAGGGGATCTCCGCGTACGAGACGGATCTCGCCGAGCTGATCGTGCAGTTGGGCGAGGACCGGCCGTCGCACATCCTGGTGCCGGCGATCCACCGCAACCGCGGGGAGATCCGGGACGTCTTCCGCGACCGGATGGCCGACTGGGGCCGGCCGGCGCCGGACGACCTGACCGACGCGCCCGCCGACCTCGCGGAGGCGGCACGGCTGCACCTGCGGGAGAAGTTCCTGCGGGCGAAGGTGGGGATCTCGGGGGCGAACTTCATGGTCGCCGAGACGGGCACGCTGGTGGTGGTCGAGTCCGAGGGGAACGGGCGGATGTGCCTGACCCTGCCGGAGACGCTGATCTCGGTCGTCGGCATCGAGAAGGTGGTGCCCACCTGGCGCGACCTGGAGGTGTTCCTCCAGACGCTGCCGCGGTCGTCGACGGCCGAGCGGATGAACCCGTACACCAGCATGTGGACGGGGACGGCGGACGCCGACGGGCCCGGCGCCTTCCACCTGGTGCTGCTGGACAACGGCCGCACCGGCGCGCTCGCCGACGAGGTGGGCCGCCAGGCGCTGCGCTGCATCCGCTGCTCGGCGTGCCTGAACGTGTGCCCGGTGTACGAGCGGGCCGGCGGGCACGCGTACGGTTCGGTCTACCCGGGCCCGATCGGCGCGATCCTCACCCCACAACTGCGCGGCACGGCGAGCGACATCGACGCCTCGCTGCCGTACGCGTCGTCGCTGTGCGGGGCGTGCTACGACGTGTGCCCGGTCGCCATCGACATCCCCGAGGTGCTGGTGCACCTGCGCGGCGAGATCGCCGGGCGGGGCGGGAAGGGGCACCGGCTGGAGCGGGCGGCGATGCGGGCGGCGACCTGGCTGCTGGACCACCCCGGCGCCCTCGCCACCGGTGAGCGCCTGGCCTCCGCGACGCGCGCGGCGCACCCGTCGCGGCCGCCGGGCGCCGGCGCGTGGACGGAGGGCCGCGACCTGCCCGAGCTGCCGGAACGCCCGTTCCGCGACTGGTGGAAGAGGAACCGCGCATGA
- a CDS encoding LutC/YkgG family protein gives MSSRSREQILARVRAAVAGAPDAPEPARDYRTSHAPDDPGALLDLLHRNLAEYRAHVHRATEGELPSAIGGLLTACGASSVAVPPGLPAHWLAETAAERRHDTAGRPLSPYDLDSTDAVVTGCALAIAETGTIVLDATEGQGRRALTLVPDLHVCVVRAPGQVVASLPLALPRLDPSRPLTWISGPSATSDIELDRVEGVHGPRTLHVVLVTDG, from the coding sequence ATGAGCTCCCGCTCCCGTGAGCAGATCCTCGCCCGCGTCCGCGCGGCCGTCGCCGGCGCCCCGGACGCCCCGGAGCCCGCCCGTGACTACCGCACGAGCCACGCACCGGACGACCCGGGCGCCCTGCTGGACCTGCTGCACCGCAACCTGGCCGAGTACCGGGCGCACGTCCACCGCGCGACGGAGGGTGAACTGCCGTCGGCGATCGGCGGGTTGCTGACCGCGTGCGGCGCGTCCTCGGTCGCGGTGCCGCCCGGGCTGCCCGCGCACTGGCTGGCGGAGACGGCCGCCGAGCGGCGCCACGACACGGCGGGACGCCCCCTGTCGCCGTACGACCTCGACTCCACCGACGCCGTCGTCACGGGCTGCGCCCTGGCGATCGCCGAGACCGGCACGATCGTGCTGGACGCGACGGAGGGCCAGGGTCGCCGCGCCCTGACCCTCGTCCCGGACCTGCACGTCTGTGTCGTCCGCGCGCCCGGCCAGGTCGTCGCCTCGCTCCCGCTGGCTCTGCCGCGGCTGGACCCGTCGCGTCCGCTGACCTGGATCTCGGGGCCGTCGGCCACCAGCGACATCGAGCTGGACCGGGTGGAGGGCGTGCACGGTCCCCGTACGCTCCACGTCGTGCTGGTCACCGACGGCTGA
- a CDS encoding family 2B encapsulin nanocompartment shell protein — MAVETRPAPAAPTIQTQEHIQLSLSTRAARNLATTTKSQPQMQEISSRWLLRKLPWVHVPGGTYRVNRRLSYAVGDGRVTFVQTGAKVQVVPAELGELPLLRGFTDPTALAALADKFVQKEYEPGQVIVETGRKADQVFLIAHGKVEKIGRGKYDDAETRLGMLADGDSFGGRMLACDNGSKWEFTVRATTRTTALVLSQTAYKQVASQYEGLRDHVQGFTSNGHRPTNKYGEVEISFLSGHDGEPNLPTTFVDYELEPREYELSVAQTVLKVHSRVADLYNQPMNQTEQQLKLTVQALRERQEHELVNNPEFGLLHNTDYDQRIQAHSGAPTPDDLDDLISMRRNTQYLFAHPRTIAAFGKECNKRGLYIGSVDVGGHQIPAWRGIPLLPCGKIPITEHHTSSIIAMRTGEDNEGVIGLFQTGLPDEYEPGLNVRFMGIDEKAIISYLVSTYYSAAVLVPDAIGILENVEVRPRAE; from the coding sequence ATGGCAGTCGAGACCCGCCCGGCCCCCGCGGCACCGACGATCCAGACGCAGGAGCACATCCAGCTCAGCCTCAGCACGCGGGCGGCGCGCAATCTCGCGACGACCACCAAGTCCCAGCCCCAGATGCAGGAGATCAGCTCGCGCTGGCTGCTGCGCAAGCTGCCGTGGGTGCACGTGCCCGGTGGCACCTACCGGGTCAACCGACGGTTGTCGTACGCCGTCGGCGACGGCCGGGTGACCTTCGTGCAGACCGGTGCCAAGGTGCAGGTCGTACCGGCCGAGCTGGGCGAACTGCCGCTGCTGCGCGGCTTCACCGACCCCACGGCGCTGGCGGCGCTGGCCGACAAGTTCGTCCAGAAGGAATACGAGCCCGGCCAGGTCATCGTGGAGACGGGCCGCAAGGCCGATCAGGTCTTCCTGATCGCGCACGGCAAGGTCGAGAAGATCGGCAGGGGCAAGTACGACGACGCCGAGACGCGGCTGGGCATGCTCGCCGACGGTGACTCCTTCGGCGGCCGGATGCTGGCCTGCGACAACGGCAGCAAGTGGGAGTTCACGGTCCGCGCCACCACCCGCACCACGGCGCTCGTGCTGTCGCAGACCGCGTACAAGCAGGTGGCGAGCCAGTACGAGGGCCTGCGCGACCACGTCCAGGGCTTCACGTCCAACGGGCACCGGCCGACGAACAAGTACGGCGAGGTCGAGATCAGCTTCCTCTCCGGCCACGACGGCGAGCCGAACCTGCCGACGACGTTCGTGGACTACGAACTCGAGCCGCGTGAGTACGAGTTGAGCGTCGCGCAGACCGTGCTGAAGGTGCACAGCCGGGTCGCGGACCTGTACAACCAGCCGATGAACCAGACGGAGCAGCAGCTCAAGCTCACCGTCCAGGCGCTGCGCGAGCGCCAGGAGCACGAGCTGGTCAACAACCCGGAATTCGGGCTGCTCCACAACACGGACTACGACCAGCGCATCCAGGCCCACTCCGGCGCACCGACCCCGGACGACCTCGACGACCTGATCAGCATGCGCCGCAACACGCAGTACCTGTTCGCGCACCCGCGCACCATCGCCGCGTTCGGCAAGGAGTGCAACAAGCGGGGCCTGTACATCGGCAGCGTCGACGTCGGCGGGCACCAGATCCCCGCCTGGCGCGGCATCCCCCTCCTGCCGTGCGGGAAGATCCCGATCACCGAGCACCACACGTCGTCGATCATCGCGATGCGTACCGGCGAGGACAACGAGGGCGTCATCGGCCTGTTCCAGACGGGGCTGCCGGACGAGTACGAGCCGGGGCTCAACGTCCGCTTCATGGGCATCGACGAGAAGGCGATCATCTCCTACCTCGTCAGCACCTACTACTCCGCCGCGGTCCTGGTTCCGGACGCCATCGGCATCCTGGAGAACGTCGAGGTACGGCCCCGCGCCGAGTAG
- a CDS encoding geranyl diphosphate 2-C-methyltransferase, which yields MTTTTSSSGEVLRTDFQKSVAAYWDTNRQDPVNLRLGEVDGLYHHHYGLGDYDPAVLEGPEDTREERIVRELHRLETAQADVLLDHLGPVTPEDRLLDAGSGRGGTSFMAHQRFGAHVDGVSISEYQVGFANTQAEERGVGDRVRFHFRNMLDTRLETGSRRAAWTNETTMYVDLFELYAEMSRVLRPGGRYVCVTGCYNDLTGGRSRSVSRIDEHYTCNIHPRSAYFKALAANGLVPIDVVDLTARALPYWRLRARSALATGIEEPFLTAYEEGSFHYLLIAADRI from the coding sequence ATGACCACGACCACCTCCTCCTCCGGCGAGGTGCTGCGCACCGACTTCCAGAAGTCGGTGGCCGCCTACTGGGACACCAACCGGCAGGACCCGGTCAACCTGCGGCTCGGCGAGGTCGACGGGCTCTACCACCACCACTACGGGCTCGGTGACTACGACCCGGCCGTCCTGGAGGGACCGGAGGACACCCGCGAGGAGCGCATCGTCCGGGAGTTGCACCGCCTGGAGACCGCGCAGGCGGACGTCCTGCTGGACCACCTGGGCCCCGTCACGCCCGAGGACCGGCTGCTGGACGCCGGCTCCGGGCGCGGCGGCACCAGCTTCATGGCCCACCAGCGCTTCGGCGCCCACGTCGACGGGGTGTCGATCTCCGAGTACCAGGTCGGCTTCGCCAACACCCAGGCCGAGGAGCGGGGCGTCGGCGACCGGGTGCGGTTCCACTTCCGCAACATGCTGGACACCCGCCTGGAGACCGGTTCCCGCCGGGCCGCCTGGACCAACGAGACCACCATGTACGTGGACCTCTTCGAGCTGTACGCCGAGATGTCCCGCGTGCTGCGGCCCGGTGGCCGCTACGTCTGCGTCACCGGCTGCTACAACGACCTCACCGGCGGCCGGTCCAGGTCCGTGAGCCGCATCGACGAGCACTACACGTGCAACATCCACCCGCGCAGCGCGTACTTCAAGGCCCTGGCGGCCAACGGCCTCGTGCCGATCGACGTCGTGGACCTGACCGCCCGGGCCCTCCCCTACTGGCGGCTGCGCGCCCGGTCCGCCCTGGCCACGGGCATCGAGGAGCCCTTCCTCACCGCGTACGAGGAGGGCAGCTTCCACTACCTGCTGATCGCGGCGGACCGGATCTGA
- a CDS encoding helix-turn-helix domain-containing protein → MHEEQLLPGRTAGAQSHGLCRGDIGRRVAARRAQLGLSREEVAVRARSAPGYIQYLEEQPATPGIGFLMRLSDALETSVVELTGGTADLAPGGAHAPLHPELVDLDLDECRTLLGTHGVGHVAVTTHDGPAILPVNYLVTDGEVVFRVASDAGVAPMGGDGRTAFEVDHIDDALCRGWSVQVVGEPHDVTDPEAVRRLDEEAYGTPWADAADAHWVAVTPARVSGRRIDVPYAHGSYPRV, encoded by the coding sequence ATGCACGAGGAACAGCTGTTGCCGGGTCGTACGGCTGGCGCGCAGTCGCACGGCCTGTGCCGGGGGGACATCGGCCGGCGGGTGGCCGCGCGCCGCGCGCAGCTCGGTCTGAGCCGCGAGGAGGTGGCCGTGCGGGCACGCTCCGCGCCGGGTTACATCCAGTACCTGGAGGAGCAGCCCGCCACCCCGGGGATCGGTTTCCTGATGCGGCTGTCGGACGCGCTGGAGACCAGCGTCGTGGAGCTCACCGGCGGCACCGCCGACCTGGCCCCCGGCGGCGCCCACGCCCCGCTCCACCCCGAGCTGGTCGATCTCGACCTCGACGAGTGCCGCACCCTGCTGGGCACGCACGGTGTGGGGCACGTCGCCGTCACGACGCACGACGGGCCTGCCATCCTGCCGGTGAACTACCTGGTCACCGATGGTGAGGTCGTCTTCCGGGTCGCGTCGGACGCCGGGGTGGCGCCCATGGGCGGGGACGGCCGGACGGCGTTCGAGGTGGACCACATCGACGACGCGCTGTGCCGCGGCTGGAGCGTGCAGGTCGTGGGCGAGCCGCATGACGTCACCGACCCCGAGGCGGTGCGCAGGCTCGACGAGGAGGCGTACGGCACGCCGTGGGCGGACGCCGCGGACGCCCACTGGGTGGCCGTCACCCCGGCCCGGGTCAGCGGCCGGCGCATCGACGTCCCGTACGCCCACGGGTCGTACCCCCGCGTCTAG
- a CDS encoding glycoside hydrolase family 65 protein: MTDWTWEYEGYAPAKESLRETLCTLGNGYFATRGAATECSADATHYPGTYAAGCYNRLTSDVAGRTVENEDMVNLPNWLPLRYRIDDSETPGAWLGPDSDQLSDHRQTLDLRAGTLERVTRYEDDDGRRLAVRQTRLVHMASPHLAALRTEFTAENWAGTLDVEAALDGTVTNAGVARYRQLASRHLTHVHTGDAGPGTVWLRCRTRTSDLRVGMAARTTLTGAEDTAPAVHHDEGRVTQRFRLALRPGSPVVLDKTVALHTSRDAAISDPLNAAVDRARRAPGFEALLASHRAAWRQLWRRAALEVPGQAGRILRLHLFHVLQTLSPHTADLDVGVPARGLHGEAYRGHIFWDELFVLPYLNLHFPEVSRALLTYRHRRLERARLTARDAGCTGAMYPWQSGSDGREETQTLHLNPRSGRWLPDHSHLQHHVGSAVAYNVWQYCEASGDTEFLHTKGAEMLLQTARFWACRAAFDPGLGRYRIRGVLGPDEYHDAYPDAARPGLDDNAYTNVTAAWVLARTLELLRDLPEPRRRELAERTELDHGELELWEDVSRRLHVPFHQGVISQFEGFGELAELDWEGWRRRYGDIRRLDRILEAEGDSVNRYQASKQADVLMLGYLFSPAELRALLGRLGHDLDDGTWRRTVDYYLRRTSHGSTLSGLVHGWVLARVRRAEAWRFCQEALEGDIADVQGGTTGEGVHLGAMAGTLDLVQRGLTGLETRGGTLRLDPVPLPELSQYDFTLRYRGHWGVRLRMTPGHLHIAVPGSGSEPIGVELPDGTVVPVEPGEVRELPLPDPS; the protein is encoded by the coding sequence GTGACGGACTGGACCTGGGAGTACGAGGGGTACGCCCCCGCCAAGGAGAGCCTGCGCGAAACCCTGTGCACCCTCGGCAACGGCTACTTCGCCACCCGCGGCGCCGCCACCGAGTGCTCCGCCGACGCCACCCACTACCCCGGCACCTACGCCGCCGGCTGCTACAACCGCCTCACCTCCGACGTGGCCGGACGCACGGTCGAGAACGAGGACATGGTCAACCTGCCCAACTGGCTGCCCCTGCGCTACCGCATCGACGACTCCGAGACCCCCGGCGCCTGGCTCGGGCCCGACAGCGACCAGCTGAGCGACCACCGCCAGACGCTCGACCTCCGCGCCGGCACCCTGGAGCGCGTCACCCGCTACGAGGACGACGACGGCCGGCGCCTCGCCGTACGCCAGACCCGGCTGGTCCACATGGCCTCCCCGCACCTCGCCGCACTGCGCACCGAGTTCACCGCCGAGAACTGGGCCGGCACGCTCGACGTCGAAGCCGCCCTCGACGGGACCGTCACCAACGCCGGGGTGGCCCGCTACCGGCAGCTCGCCTCCCGCCACCTCACCCATGTGCACACGGGCGACGCCGGCCCCGGCACGGTGTGGCTGCGCTGCCGCACCCGCACCTCCGACCTGCGCGTCGGCATGGCGGCCCGCACCACCCTCACCGGCGCCGAGGACACCGCGCCCGCCGTCCACCACGACGAGGGCCGCGTCACCCAGCGCTTCCGCCTCGCGCTCCGGCCCGGCAGCCCGGTCGTCCTGGACAAGACCGTCGCCCTGCACACCTCCCGCGACGCGGCCATCAGCGACCCCCTGAACGCCGCCGTCGACCGGGCGCGCCGCGCCCCCGGCTTCGAGGCGCTGCTCGCCTCGCACCGCGCCGCCTGGCGGCAGCTGTGGCGGCGGGCCGCGCTGGAGGTCCCCGGCCAGGCCGGCCGGATCCTGCGCCTGCACCTCTTCCACGTGCTGCAGACCCTCTCCCCGCACACGGCCGACCTCGACGTCGGCGTGCCCGCCCGCGGCCTGCACGGCGAGGCGTACCGCGGCCACATCTTCTGGGACGAGCTGTTCGTCCTGCCCTACCTCAACCTGCACTTCCCCGAGGTCTCCCGGGCCCTGCTCACCTACCGCCACCGGCGGCTGGAACGCGCCCGCCTCACCGCCCGCGACGCCGGCTGCACCGGGGCCATGTACCCGTGGCAGAGCGGCAGCGACGGCCGCGAGGAGACCCAGACGCTCCACCTCAACCCGCGCTCCGGACGCTGGCTGCCCGACCACTCCCACCTCCAGCACCACGTCGGCTCGGCCGTCGCGTACAACGTGTGGCAGTACTGCGAGGCGAGCGGCGACACCGAGTTCCTGCACACCAAGGGCGCGGAGATGCTGCTCCAGACCGCCCGCTTCTGGGCCTGCCGCGCCGCCTTCGACCCCGGTCTCGGCCGCTACCGCATCCGCGGCGTCCTCGGGCCCGACGAGTACCACGACGCCTACCCGGACGCCGCGCGGCCCGGGCTCGACGACAACGCGTACACCAACGTCACCGCCGCCTGGGTGCTCGCGCGCACCCTGGAGCTTCTGCGCGACCTGCCGGAACCGCGCCGGCGCGAGCTGGCCGAGCGCACGGAGCTGGACCACGGTGAGCTGGAGCTGTGGGAGGACGTCTCACGCCGCCTGCACGTGCCCTTCCACCAGGGCGTCATCAGCCAGTTCGAGGGCTTCGGCGAGCTCGCCGAACTCGACTGGGAGGGCTGGCGGCGCCGCTACGGCGACATCCGCAGGCTCGACCGGATCCTGGAGGCCGAGGGTGACTCCGTCAACCGCTACCAGGCGTCCAAGCAGGCCGACGTCCTGATGCTCGGCTACCTCTTCTCACCCGCCGAGCTGCGCGCCCTGCTGGGCCGCCTCGGCCACGACCTGGACGACGGGACCTGGCGGCGGACCGTGGACTACTACCTGCGCCGCACCAGCCACGGCTCGACCCTGAGCGGCCTGGTGCACGGCTGGGTCCTGGCCCGGGTCCGGCGTGCCGAGGCGTGGCGGTTCTGCCAGGAGGCCCTGGAGGGCGACATCGCCGACGTCCAGGGCGGCACCACCGGCGAGGGCGTCCACCTCGGGGCGATGGCGGGCACCCTCGACCTCGTACAGCGCGGCCTGACCGGCCTGGAGACCCGCGGCGGGACGCTCCGCCTCGACCCGGTGCCGCTGCCCGAGCTGTCCCAGTACGACTTCACCCTCCGCTACCGGGGCCACTGGGGCGTCCGGCTGCGCATGACACCGGGGCACCTGCACATCGCCGTGCCGGGCTCCGGCAGCGAACCGATCGGCGTCGAGCTGCCCGACGGCACCGTGGTCCCGGTCGAACCGGGCGAGGTCCGCGAACTGCCGCTGCCCGATCCGTCCTGA